A genomic stretch from Mya arenaria isolate MELC-2E11 chromosome 10, ASM2691426v1 includes:
- the LOC128206884 gene encoding transmembrane protein 79-like codes for MPAKESDVKVASADEISTAKGAIKRGLILLVVLFTIGYTFTPTKHIKLDTTSDRLIFTLQWQALSVLTLLFALRGVAQKRYGTKAMDPLNGNNENAVKFEARFLQNTLEQLILSVFGQLVLCTHLTEATPRVIPVLVCLFVIGRAIFWMYYKKAPLKRATGFLLTFIPSMLINVLNVVFLVMNLIGYM; via the coding sequence ATGCCAGCAAAAGAATCCGATGTCAAGGTAGCTTCGGCTGATGAAATTTCTACGGCGAAAGGTGCGATCAAACGCGGATTAATTCTGCTTGTTGTGCTATTTACGATCGGATATACATTCACACCAACGAAACATATCAAGCTAGATACCACGTCGGATCGGCTGATATTTACGCTTCAATGGCAAGCCCTGTCTGTGTTGACACTGCTATTTGCACTGAGAGGTGTCGCACAAAAGCGCTATGGAACTAAGGCTATGGACCCACTCAACGGAAACAACGAGAATGCTGTTAAATTCGAGGCAAGATTTCTACAGAATACTCTAGAGCAGCTTATCCTGAGCGTGTTTGGCCAGCTGGTGTTGTGTACCCATCTAACTGAAGCCACGCCCCGTGTGATTCCCGTCCTTGTGTGCCTGTTTGTGATTGGACGAGCAATATTCTGGATGTATTATAAGAAAGCGCCGCTGAAGAGGGCTACTGGATTTTTGCTCACATTTATTCCGAGTATGctcattaatgttttaaatgtagtgtttttaGTTATGAATTTGATTGGatatatgtaa
- the LOC128204941 gene encoding low affinity immunoglobulin epsilon Fc receptor-like, translating into MCVSECGPLIVSDEIVVRGNVNRIGSYIRLDCKEGYIPSFTKNTVECINTGNWTEHDMTCECEAGWTKFQTSCYQYFANQSFWDEAKRACEDDNAQLVSITSQEEYNFVHSYIQEANVGAIWIGASDRRVEGSWTWISGEKWDYKRFAEGEPNGGRKTNCLIMRNNSGWEDIGGKTNRFCYMCERKV; encoded by the exons ATGTGCGTTTCAGAATGTGGACCGCTGATTGTATCAGATGAGATCGTCGTTCGCGGGAATGTGAACAGGATTGGCAGCTATATTCGTCTCGACTGTAAAGAAGGCTACATCCCGTCGTTCACCAAGAACACGGTCGAATGTATCAACACGGGCAATTGGACCGAGCACGACATGACTTGTGAG TGTGAAGCGGGCTGGACCAAGTTCCAAAcgtcttgttatcagtatttcgCTAACCAAAGTTTCTGGGATGAAGCAAAGCGCGCATGCGAGGATGATAACGCCCAACTTGTTTCGATAACCAGCCAGGAGGAGTACAATTTCGTTCACAGCTATATACAGGAAGCAAATGTTGGTGCAATCTGGATCGGAGCTAGCGATAGAAGAGTTGAAGGGTCATGGACATGGATATCTGGAGAAAAATGGGATTATAAGCGCTTTGCTGAGGGAGAGCCGAATGGAGGCAGGAAAACAAATTGCCTCATTATGCGGAATAACAGCGGATGGGAGGACATTGGTGGCAAAACAAACAGATTTTGTTATATGTGTGAAAGAAAAGTATGA